Below is a window of Poecile atricapillus isolate bPoeAtr1 chromosome 2, bPoeAtr1.hap1, whole genome shotgun sequence DNA.
ACCCATAAAAATCCATTGGTTCAATGCTCGTTGGTCCCAAATTACAGAGTTCTCAGAATTTGGTTTCTTACCTGACCGGGATTTCTTTGTCTCTGATGTTAATTAGTTCCTCATTAACTGATTAATTTatcagccttttccagaccagggGGCATCTCTGGGGTTAGATGTTCGCTGATGTTTGTTGACgctcattaatttttttggtgttttttgggctATTCCCAAGTCTGTCAAGATGTTATCAAGCCTCACAGAGTGGAACAATACCCTCAAAATAAACCTCCACTAATTCCCTTCCCCaaggcaaggacaaactgagcCCGACTtgagaaatgaaataaagaaaatttaaattttgtatATTTGTCAAcactcccagggaacagggatgagagggaacagcctcaagttgtgccatGGGAGGGTTGGGTGGAGGGCTGGGTATAAGGAAGGACAAAGAAAGGTTCGGTTCCAGTCCTGTGGAAGCGTTTTCTTGGgaaatccagcctggcctgaattcccagcagctttttcaGCCTCTGGAATTGGATCATTACAAGGAAAAGGTGATTTCTGGGATGTTCTCCAGTGCCCATCCAGGGGGCAGGTGCTGTTATAGGAACAGAGGGAAGCTCCAACAAATTCCAGCAAACCGAGCACCGCGGATTCATtccctttcccagttttccatggaaatgggGGCGGCACATGGAAAATCTGGGATGCCCAAATGGGggctgtgaaaaatgaggttcacataatttttataggatttaaaagtttaataaaaaagacaattaggagataaaaataaggTAAAATATACAGATACagctgggtgtctctgcattcacctcactgacaaaggattgtcccttaaaaacagaaccctgctacatatccataaattctcatacatatccagacattcttcttaggctctttggggttcttctgtttagttttctcttgcccccttcccaataaaTCAATCTTggtgccattgagatttacattccctgataccagaaatgcaataaattcctcccccagagttctggtcactgctgtcttcatctggataagagagtTTATAAATGCAGGGGGTCTTtagctatattttttttcagtctttgggttatacaaacaaaagcagtttttattttaatactatgccatagcctaacataaATGCAgtataccactatttctaagttttatcaataacaaaaataaaggaaactatattaatacaacaaaattttctaatcttacacatataacattcattttaatatttgcaaaagcCAACACTATAAAATATATCTGTAACAAGGGCTGCTCCCGCCATGGCTGGTGCTGCTTTTGGCAGCAGGAGGTTCCCCAGGACGCTGCAGCACAGGGCGTTGACTTTGGGGTTTTCAGCTTCCCAAACCATCttgagggagctggaggggctcatcctggagaagaggcGGCTCAGGGGGCACCTCCTGGCTCCCTGCAATTCCCTGGAAGAAGGTTGGAGCCAGGaggggtcgggctctgctgacaggacaagagggaaggGCCTCAAGGGGAGGTttgggtgggatattgggaatattCCCCCTGGAAAGGGCTCTCCaggcctggcccagctgcccagggcaggggtggagaTCCCATTGCTCCATTCaaagccctgtggatgtggcacttggggactgTTATAGATACACATTACATTGTTGGCtttttgtaaatattaaaatgaatgttatgtgtataagaatggaattttttgttgtattaatacagttttctttatttctgttattgatgaaactgagaaatagtggtataatacatatatgttaggctatggcatagcattaaaacaaaaactacttttgtttgtataacccaaagactgaaaaagagctggagacactttctttttccttttgtaaactctcttatccagatgaagacagcagtgaccagaactctgggggaggaatttattgcatttctggtatcagggaatgtaaatcttgatggcaccaagaagattgatttattgggaaggggagaagagaaaactaaacagaagaacaccaaagagcctaagaaaaatgtatgaatatgtatgagagtgtatgaatatgtatgagaatttatggatatgtatgagaatttatggatatgtgtgagaatttatggatatgtagcagggttctgtttttaagggacaatcctttgttagtgaggtgaatgcagagacacccggctgtatctgtatattttacttcatttttatctcctaattgtcttttttattaaacttttcaatcctataaaaattatgtgaacctcgtttttcacagggacacggggcagTGCTGGTCTTGGACTCGGGCATCTCTGAGGGCTTTGCAGAACtcaacaattccatgattccgcAATTCCCGTAAGGACATTCCCGTGTGAAACTGGActtgaaagcaaataaaaccgGTGGAATATCTCGGGAGAGCTTTGTCCCGGCTCCAGGCGCGCTTTGAGGCCCCGGGCTCCCGTCACCTTCCCCCATTCCCGGCTTCCCCTCACGACCCCAACAGCACCGCGCGCGGAAACGGCGGCACCGCCGTCCAATCGCAGTGCGATCTGCGAGTCACGTGCAGCGCTCCACCAATCACAGCGCTCGCCGCGCCGCTGGGCTGATGCGCGGCCTCCCAACATGGCGCCGCCCAGTGAGCGCGGGAACGCGCCACTTCCGGGTTAAGGCGCGAGGATGCGATGGGGGCGTGGCCTAACGCGGAAGCGCGCGTGCTGACAGGCGCGGCCACGCCCCCTCAGCGCGGTTGCCATGGAGACCAGGGCGGCGCCGTTGCCGTGGAAACCAGGGACGCGCCGGGGGCCGGAGCAGGAAACGGGAACACGGAGGGAGCGGGATGGGAACGGGAAGGGAACGGGAAGGGAACAGGAAGGGAacgggctgggaaagggctgggaacgggaagggaaagggcagggacacagagactctggagcgagtccagaggaggccccggagctgctccagtctgggagagctgggaatgttcccctggagaggagaagctccagggagagctcagagccccttgcagggcctgaaggggctccaggagagctggagagggactggggacaagggatggagggacaggacacagggaatggctcccactgcttggatgggatattgggaaggaattcctggctgggatggaattcccagagcagctgtggctgcccctggatccctggcagtgcccaaggccaggctgggatcaggtttggagcagcctgggacagtgggaggtgaccctggccATGGTGTGGAATGGGATTTATGCTCCATttattccaacccaaaccactccaggCTGATTCCATCATGGACCAGCTGAGCCCTCCAttatcccagaatcccagacttgttaaagcccatccagcccctgATGGGGACTGGGAACCTTCCCCTGCCCAGGTCGGATCAGGTCTGGATGTGGGAACAGCTCCAAGACAAACCCGCGGCTTTTCTGGAATGAGGAGGGACAGCACAATCCTGGGAAGGGCAAATAAACCCAGAGTCAGATTTACGAGCGGGGAAtttccccagcccagggctcagggcttggttttgggggaatttacTTCCTGTAAGAGGTGGGAGATATCCTGGGAATCACAACTTCCCAAGGAAAACACgctgaattttcccttttttattcccAAAATGGCCTCCTAGGATTTTGTGGCTTTTTGGAGCTTgctcagagctggcagaggcacctaaaaatgcaatttaaatatattacaTCTATTTTGAAACTCTTTCTCTTGTTGTTAAATCCTAGGTGGGATacatggggaaaatgggaataactGAGGAGTTTGGAAGGAgttgggaggaattttgggaaggaattgaaATGGAAGGAAGCTGGGAAAGAATTTGGAAGAAATGtaaagggaatttttaggaatggAGGACAGTTTGGAATGAACTTGTTATAGATATACATTAcattgttggctttttgcaaatattaaaatgaatgttatgtgtataagattGGAAAATTTCGTTGCATTAATAgagtttcctttatttttgttattgataaaacttagaaatagtggtataatacatatatgttaggctatggcatagtattaaaataaaaactgcttttgtttgtataacccaaagactgaaaaaaaaaaaaattaaaaaaaaaaatagctaaagaactcctgcatttgtaaactctcttatccagatgaagacagcagtgaccagaactctgggggaggaatttattgcatttctggtatcagggaatgtaaatcttgatggcaccaagaagattgatttgttgggaaggggagaagagaaaactaaacagaagaaccccaaaaatcctaaatagaatgtctgaatatgtatgagaatttatggatatgtagcagggttctgtttttaagggacaatcctttgtcagtgaggtgaatgcagagacacccagctGTATCTGTATATTTTAccttatttttatctcctaattgtctatttattaaacttttaaattcttataaaaaaattaaattctataaaaattgtataaaaaatacgtgaacctcgtttttcacacgTCCCTCCCTGGGGATTTCCAGGTGTCTTTGTGTGATTTATGAGGATGTTTTCCATGAGCCCAGCTCCAAACCTGCTGGGCGGCTCCAGAGGGGCCTGAAGCGAGGGTCACCCTCGGGGCAGGATCCTGGGTGTCCTCCTGGAGCTTCCTGCTCCCACCTTGGGTGCTTGGTGGGACCCACCCTGTTTGCAGAGAGGGACAGGCCATAAATCACCCCTGGGTTGGAAAACCCCATCCATCTTCTGAGAATTGAGGATTtgctgaggggaaaaatccTTGAGACCATCAAGGTCAatcctcagcactgctgaggccacccCTGactgtgtccccaagtgccacatccacagggattTAAATCCCTCCAGCAGTGGGGACTGAACCCTGTCCTGGGTACCTGGAGAGGCTTTTTGGGGAAGGAATATTCCCAATTTCCAGCTGAGCcgcccctggcccagctgggagttgtttcctctcatcctgtccctgttctctGGGAGCAgaacctgagcctcccctggctcAGACCTTCCATCCCACCACGCTCTGGACCTCACCCAGCCGTGTCTGTCCCCGCTGTCACCTCCTGGTCACacattccctgccctggggacccccatgGCAGCAGGACCCCAAACCCTGCGGCCTCTCCGCTGCTGACCGATGGTGCCCGACGCACCCATCCCCGCTGACCTGGGCACCAGAGggggctggactgggctggactgggctcCTGGCCAGATTCATCCCACCTGGAATGTCCCGCTGTCCCAGCCCCCTGGTACGCCCATGGCAGCTCCCATAAAAGCGCTCCCAGCCCGCTGGGAAGCAGGATCCAGGATCCAGGAGCCGCCATGGGGCCGTGCCGAGCGCTGCcaccgctgctgctgctcctggggctggcaggagcctcCACACCAGAGCCCCACGGATCCACGGTGGGACAGAATGGAACCACGGGATGGGAAGGAACCGCGCCGTCCTCGTCCCTGAGCTACGGGGCCGTGGTGGCGGCGGCCGTGGAGCTGCTCAACGCCAGGGCCGTCAGTCCCTACGTGCTGCGGCTCCGGGAGGCTCAGCCCCGGCCTGGCTGGGTGAGTGCTGAGCTCTCCCTTTCCAGGAGAAGCTCCAGGACCGGGCAGTGCCGGATCTGGCCCTTCCCAGGGTGGATGTGTCCTGTTTTGGGTCTGACCCCTGAGGGATTGAGCACAGCCGAGTTGGGGCTGAGCCTGACCCAttccaggctggatgtggctcctcttggggctcctctggccCGCTGTGGATCCCTGATGGATCCCTGATGGATCCCTGATGgatcctttcccttttcccagccctCAGACCTGCAGAGCCGGCAGGAGCTGAGCTTCACCCTGGAGGAAACCACGTGCCGGGCACCGGGAATGGCCACCAGCGACTGCAAGAGCCGCTGGCTCGGGGTGAGGCTCTGTCCTGTGGGAACTGGGGATTATCcagtggggaaactgaggcacgagggggttgggctctgctgtgtctcctctgtgccccacagggGCTGACCTGGTGCCAGGGCTCCGTTTTcctggaggggcagcagcccACGGTGGAGCTCTCCTGCAAGAAGGCCCCGGCCGTGGTAAGAAGGGGCTGGAACGGCTCCGTGTCCCCCCGGCCATGGGGGGTCCCCCAggtcccctcctcaccccccCAAAGTCTGACACCGCTCTTTGTTGTCCCAGTTTGGCCAGATCTGGAAATCCAAGATCAAGGATTTCTTTGGCAAGGTCAAGCAGCGTTTCCAGGGGTTCTTCCAGTGCGGGCGGATCTGGATCCGCGACAAGCTCAACCTCAAGGCACCCAAACCCTGAGCggtgtcactgctgtgtcccctccccgtgtcccctctccgtgtcccctccccgtgacccctccccatgtcccctctcATATCCCCTCCCCGTGACCCCTCCCCGTGACCTCTCCTTGTGTCCCctctccgtgtcccctccccaggttCTTCACTGCCAATAAATGTCCCTGCATGGCTCCCGGTGTcaccctggctgtccctgcGCCCCAATGGGGACCCCCGAGTGCTCCCcgagcccccaaatccccccgtgcccagcccaggagagctgggaacgCCCTGGGGACAATGAACAGGGGGTGTCACTGGGGGGAGCAGGATCAGCACCCCCAAAATGGGCTCAACACGGGCACCACCGGGGTCTCCTCCTGCAGGGACTTGGAGCCCTGGGATTgtccttccctgtccccaggacacCTCGGGGTCCCCACAGAGGTGTTTGTGGGGTGcagacccccagggacacaggggggacagggaggacGCCCCCAGGGGGCGGCAGCCACTTTTGGGGCTCAGGGGTCCCCCTAAATCTGCACCcgcagtgtccctgtcccaaaCAGGGTCCATCatgggggtccctgtcccaaACTGGGTCCATCatgggggtccctgtcccatgGGTCCATCatgggggtccctgagccccccaactCTGCAcccacagtgtccctgtcccatggGTCCATCATGGGGGTCCCCTCGGGACCTGaacccccccaacccctcccttgcagctcctggaggggtcacagtgtccccagtgtcccctcctcATCTCCCTTTGCCATCACTGCTGGCTTGGgggggacagtgacactgtcACTGTGAATGAAtgtggggacagtgacaccgtggggacagtgacactgcagggacagtgactgtggggacagtgacaccgtggggacactgactctgtggggacagtgactctggggacagtgacaccgtggggacactgactctgtggggacagtgacaccttggggacagtgacaccgtggggacagtgactctggggacagtgacaccgtggggacagtgacaccttggggacagtgacactgtggggacagtgacaccttgggacagtgacactgtggggacagtgaCTGTGGGGATGATGACTCTGGGGGGACAGTgacaccttggggacagtgacattgtggggacagtgacaccatGGGAACAgtgacaccgtggggacagtgacaccaggaGGACGATGATGGTCCCTTCTCTGGCCGGGGTCCTGGGGGCTCCCCAGAGCGAacccgtccctgtccccagtccaACCCCACGTCCCCGTGGGACCAAGCCCTTGAGGACGATGTGGGGGAGCAGCCCCGTGTCCcagccgtgcctcagtttccccgtgtgacagagacagggacagcGCGGTGCCCTCACAGCCACTCCCGGTGGTCCCTTTATtgctcagcccagccccacgGAGCCCTTCAGGCGGACGTCGAACTTGACCCTGGGCCGAAAATGCCGGATCTTGCCCAGGAAGCGCCCGAAGCGGCCGCGCTGGACCAGAACCGGCTGTGGAGCGatgggggggctcagggggggctcagggggtgtGGGACCCCCCTTGGAGACCCCACCCAGGGCCCCTGGAAACACACCCAGGaccccacagcagggacaccacTCATGTCCCCAGTCCCAGGACCCCACCCAGTGGATATTCCACCCCCAGGATCCCACAGCAGGGACTCCATACCCAGGACCCCACACCAGGGATATTCCACCCCCAGGATCTCACCCAGGACCCCACACCAGGAATATTCCACCCCCAGGATCCCACAGCAAGGATATtccacccccaggaccccacaGCAGGGACTCCATACCCACGACCCCACACCAAGGATATTCCACCCCCAGGACCCTACACCAGGGACACCGATCATGTCCCCACCCCCAGGATCCCACAGCAGGGACTCCATGCCCAGGATCCCACCCAGGACCTCAAACCAGGGATATGTCACCCCAGGACCTCACCCAGGACCCCACAGCAGGGATATTCCACCCCCAAGATCCCACTCAGGGCCCCTGGAAACACAGGACCCCACAGCAGCGACACCACTGATGTTCCCATCCCCAGGACCCCACAGCAGGGACCCCATCCCCAGGATCCCACCCTGTGGATATTCTACCCCCAGGACCCCTAACCTGGGACACCACTCATGTCcccacccccaggaccccacaCCTGTGACACTTGGGGCTCCACATCCAGAATCCAACACTTGGGACCCCACCCACGCCCCCACACCCAgaccccacccaggaccccaCACCTGGAACACCCcacacccagcagagctccccaggaccccccaccCTCCTCTGGAGCCATGGCGGGGCAGCGGAGCCCTCGGGGGGTCCCTTTTTGGGGACgtggggcaggggaaggaccctcccctcccccggggaccccccggATCCCCCCACTCACATCGGAGGAGGCATCGAAGCAGCTCAGGTCGATCTCGGGGGAGCCCTGCCGGAGCTGCACCGTCCCCGAGCACTCCTTGATGgcctgggggggacacggggacacgcgGTGTCACCCTGGGGATGGCAGCGGGACCCCGGGGCCcttcctcccgctcctcccgctcctcctcctcctcaccccgTTCTCTTTGAAGTCGCAGTCGTCGGGGCTGATGCGGGCGCTGGCGGCACAATCCGTCTCCATCATGCTGAAGTTGAGTCCCCGCAGCGAGCTCAGCTCCACGCCCTGGGGACACGCGTGGGTGGCGGGTCACCGGAGGGGGGTGACAGCACAGGGGGGCTCGGGAGTGGGGGTGGCACCGGGAGGGGGTCACGAGTGGGGTGGCACTCACAGGGAGGGGCTCAGGCTCGGACTGGGCACCCCgagggggggggggacaggAATAGGGGTCACGAGTGGGGGGTGTCACAAATCGGGGGTCCCGACTGGGGGGGGTGTTAAAAATTGGGGG
It encodes the following:
- the CAMP gene encoding cathelicidin antimicrobial peptide, which encodes MASSWVLLLAVLGGACALPAPAPLAYIQVLSQAVDSYNQRPEVKNAFRLLSAEPEPAPGVELSSLRGLNFSMMETDCAASARISPDDCDFKENGAIKECSGTVQLRQGSPEIDLSCFDASSDPVLVQRGRFGRFLGKIRHFRPRVKFDVRLKGSVGLG